The DNA region ACATGGCCTGGGTTCCAGATCCTCCCAAAGGTTTTTGAACAGAAAGAAGTCTTTGCTTGCCTCTTATCCCACCACGTCCCTAGTGGGAGAAACAGACGAGAGCCTGCAGGCCTGTGAAGTTTTGTCCATCCCCAGAGGGCAGCGGTATGCTGGGGACCTTGGAGGCCAGCTGCTGTCCCTTTGTAAGACTTCTATTTGCAGGGTGCATTAGCCTCAAGCCTACCCTTGCTCCCTTGCCAGAGCCGATCGGGTTTCAGTCTGTTAATGGCAGTGAGTCATTTGATCTGATCTGAGGTCTCTGGGgacagcccagggcctggggtgaAGAGAGACACAGGCCAGCAGGTGGCCTGAGGCTTTCTCTACCTTCCTTCTTATTCCCCTGCACCCACAGGAGGCCTCCAAAAAGAGTGGGCTTCAGAGCCACAGGAGAGGTCAAGTTTGGATTCAAGGAAATACTTCTCAACTGCAAGGCCCAAGAGATGTGGGAACCACGGGGCTAGGGAGATTAGAATCAAGGGCTATGACAGCTGGTCCATCGAAGCCAAGCAGgtccccaggggccccaggactcCCTCGCAGTCACTCAGCCTATTAGCAGCAATCCCAGAACCTGCCTCCCATACAGGACCATTCCTGTGCCACCAAGCGTCTGGGAGTCCGGGAGTCTTCTCTGGGACCCTCCCATCCTTTGAGTCTGGGGCAGACATGACCCCACCTGGCAGCCACAGTATGGACATGTCGACTCTAGCCTGGAGGCGCCAGGAAGCCCTCCTGGTTGGGAAGGTCCTGGACCTGCCCCAGGAGGTCAGACTCTGAGAGGGTACAGAGGCCAAGGCTCTCTACTCCAAGGCCCAACATTGAAGGAGCCAGCCAGACTCTGCACCCACGACTCCATTACAATTCCTCTGGCAGGAGAGAAGGGGATTTcctggagagaaaagggggaggaggCCACGAACAAACAGGGACCAGCCAGGCCCTCCTcatgggcagggcagggtggggaccTTGTCCAGAATCCTCAGCTGCTCAGCTGTCCCTTCTTAGCCACCTGGAGCTGCCAAACATTCCTGGCCCCCTGCAGCTGCCCCTAGATCGTTCCACTCCTTATGCTCCCAGAGCCAAGGGCCTGCACAGCTAATCCTCGGAGACACAGTGTTCCTTCTCACCATCTCCTTCCCTCCGGCCTGTGTGCCACCGACCAATTGCTGCCCCCTGTTTGCTGCCGAGGAGCCTCAGCTCCACCACTCCTGCCCCCGCccggggcggggagcggggggaTGGCAGGGGCTGCGGCAGCCTCCCTTAGAATGCACAGCAGCTTTGGTGGCCGCACCTGATTAGGTGATGGTCAGgaagctggctccccaccccccctggTAGCATGGGACTGAAGTGAGATTTCAGGAAGGACTTCCCAACTGTGAGACTGAAAGGTAGTGGGAGGGGTGACAGAAAGAAGGGGTATAGCTGCTCTGCCCTCATTTAAGAAGGGAAAGATCCTAAACCTCCCATATGGCCTCCGACAGAGAAATGGGCAAATGGGTCTCACAGGGGCTTCTCTGGGCTGCTGCGGAATGGAGGGTGCTggatgaggaggaagaaggcaTGGCCACCTTTCCTGGGAATGCAGGCCGACAGGTGCAGCACCTGCTCCCCACTAGGGGGAGCCAAGGAGCCCGCCAGGACCCATCTGGAGCCCTGGCGTGCCTGGGCTGCAGGGTAAATCCCAGCCTGGCAGGGTCAGGGCGCCCAGGGAGTGCCCGGGATGCTTACCAGTTCACACCATGgaggccctgccctcctggaacCTCCCAGCTCTCAACTCCCCAAGGCCCTTGAGGGATTTGGGCCCCTGGATCTCCACTAGCCTTTCCCACAAGCGGGCAGCCCCAGAGCACAACTAGGAGCCCTCCTGCCCAGCCAGCAACCCTCACCGGTTGTTTCCTACGGCTACCACAGTAGCCTCCAATCAGCAACGCCATGCTGTGCTAAGCCTAGCCTCTCCCTTTGATGCAGAGGCCCCCAAGATCCGAGTCCCCCGCCACCTTCGTCAGACCTACATCCGCCAGGTGGGAGAGCCAGTCAACCTGCAAATCCCCTTCCAGGTAGGTATGGCCCCTGCCCTCGATAACAGCCTGGATGGAAATCAGGGCCCCTACTTGAGGTGCGCCGCAGGAACCCTGGAAATGTCAGGATCCTCATGAGGGTCGGCCCTCATGAGACCCACCAAGAGAGCTTCACCCTCCCTCTGTTGTACACATGACTCAGCTGTGATTCTCCAGCCTGTGGTCGGGATGGGTGGTCCCAGGGTTGGCTGGACACCTGGAGAAGGAGGCTGTGAGCAGCACCTGCGTCTCTCCTGGAAGGGCTGTTGGGGCCAGCTCCCCTGAGCACAGCTCCAGAGATCCCCGGAATTGAGTGGGTATGGGGGTGCTGGCATCTCCTGCACCTACCCTGAGAGCTCCTCCTTCGCAGGGGAGTCCCAAGCCTCAGGCCTCTTGGACCCATAATGGCCACGCCCTGGACAGCCAGCGGGTGAACGTGCGCACCGGGGACCAGGACTCCATCCTCTTCATCCGCTCGGCCCTGCGCTCCGACTCAGGCTGCTATGAGCTCACTGTGCGTCTGGAAGGCTTGGAGGCCAAGGCAGCCATCGACATCCTGGTGATTGGTACGGGGCCAGGGGAGGCGGGGCTGCCTTGCTGGGGACCCAGAGACCCCACCTCCTACCCCAGAGCTGACCGCTGACGGGATTAGGCCAGGGAGTGTGTGACGGGAGCCAGATCTTGGGTGTGGGGATTTTGCAGCAAGCCCAgccttcctcctcacccccctcACACTCTGGCCCTGCAGAGAAACCTGGACCCCCCAGCAGCATCCGGCTACTGGACGTCTGGGGCTGCAACGCTGCTCTTGAGTGGACACCGCCCCAGGACACAGGCAACACAGAGCTCCTGGGCTACACAGTGCAGAAGGCAGACAAAAAGACAGGGGTGAGGCCCGCTGGAGCAGCGTGCGGCGGGGGGAAGGGGCCAAGGTGGCCAGGAAAGCCCGGCCCTCTAAGAGTCCAGGGAGCACGCTCTAGTCTAACTACCACTAACCTGATCCTCATGTGGCTTTTTAGCAAGAtccctttcctctctgggcctcagctgccTCCTGAAGACTGCAAGGGGGGCTCTCTGCGGCCCTTCAAGGTCTAGAGCAGTGCTTCTGGAAATGTAATGTGCCtatgaatcacctgggaatcttgcTAAAATGCCAGTCTTAACTCGTTaggtctggggctggggctgagatCCTGCACTTCCCagaagttcccaggtgattctgagttTGCAGGTCCTCAGGCCACACTTTGAGCCGTAAGAATCTAGAATTCTCTGAGGACCCTAGCGAGGTCATCTGAGTCTCCAGGGACCCCGTCTCCCAAAGCTGGATGGTTCAGCTCCCTCGGGATAAGGCCTGGAATGAGCCCCTCTGAGGAAGGGGCCGCAGGGTGAGCCAGGAGGGCAAGGGCAAGGGTCAGAGGAGAGGATGACTGGGCCGGGGTCCCCGCAGCAATGGTTCACGGTCCTGGAGCGCTACCACCCGACCACGTGCACCATCTCTGACCTCATCGTGGGAAACACCTACTCCTTTCGGGTCTTCTCGGAGAACCAGTGTGGGCTCAGTGCCTCGGCCGCGACCACCAAGGAGCTAGCCCGCATCCAGAAGGCAGGTGGGTCTGGTCCTGgggccctccttccctccaaccCCCCGCCCAGCCAGGCTCGGCCTGTCCTGGGGCATCAGCACCCCTCCCTGTGGGCTCCTGGTGGGTGCTGCTCGCCAGAGCATCTGCTGCCCTCCCCACGCCCACTCCACAGCTACGCACACGCTCACGCGTTCACACGAGGGACTGTAAAGAAATGGATGTGGTTGATTGATTTTAACAAACACATCAGAGCAAACCCGTGCAAAGGAGATGCGCCCCTTGGGAGGCTGTGCGCTTATTCCGAAGTCGCTGGTGGCTGCCAGCATGGTAGCGATCCCGGGGGCTCATGCGCGGTGTCCCAGGGGCACTACTCTGAGAGGCAGCGTGCGTGGGTAGGTAGAGTCCGGTGAGTTGGCTCAAACACAAGCCTCCTGACCCTCATATAACAGCACACAGATGGACAGGAGAGATACGGGTATTTACTGTCTCCACACAGCCACGTGACATGCTTGCGTCAAATATGAAATGCCAAGCCCTTGCTCCCTGTCACCCTGTGATCTCCagcaacgcccccccccccccccgccgccccagcaCGGAGTCTGTGTAGGCTTGGGAAGGCACACGCAAATTTTTAACACCAGCCTGTGCTGCACAGAACGAGGaagacatttttgtttaaaaaaggaaaaccagtcAGGTCTccaaagacaaacagaaatgaaatgcGGATCTCTGGGTTGCAAGTCCCCAGCCTTGGCCAAGAGCAACTCATCTATCTAGTTTTCCCGCCCGTtgccctctctgtcctctctctgacccacccaggcacggTCCTgacattcctctgcttctttgagATCTTCTGTCTCTAAGTTCCCACATATTGGCCATGCCTGGCTTCCCGaagatcccaggagcctggggtcCTGCCACGGAGCTCCTTCATCCCACAGCAGCAATGAAATGGCTTGTCTCCTGCCCTCGTTGATGCTAAGATCCTCCTCCAGACCACCAGCTCTCTGCCCAGAGAACCATGGTCATGATGTGATTGTCTACCCTTTAAGCCCCAAACTCACTAAGTGatattgggcaagtcactcatcCATGAAGGGCCTTAGTTTCCCGTCTGTCAAATAGTAATAACAAACTCACTCTTGCAGAAGGATGCTAAGTAGATTAAATAAGACACCTAAGCGTAAGCTATAGTGATTATTTTAGGAAAATGGATGAATTCAGTTCTAACAGGTCTACTTTTGTAACCTTAAATTTGCACCCCTTTCTCTCCTGAACCCAGATATTGTTGCCAAACCTAAAGGGTTTGTGGAGCGAGACTTCTCAGAAGCCCCCTCATTTACCCAGCCCCTGGCTGACCACACCTCCACTCCTGGCTATAGCACTCAGCTCTTCTGCAGTGTCCGAGCATCGCCCAAGGTAAGGGGTGAAGCCCCCCTGTgccctgggtgggtgggggcagtggggctggggaaTCTTCCCAGACAGCTCCTTCAAAGCCCATCCCAGCCCACAATCTCCTCAGCTCTCTTCTGACCATGTTCCCTTAGCCCAAGATCATCTGGATGAAAAACAAGATGAACATCCAGGGTGACCCCAAATACCGTGCCCTCTCTGAGCAAGGCATCTGCACCCTGGAGATCCGGAAGCCCAGCCCCTTTGATTCTGGGGTCTACACCTGCAAGGCTGTCAATGTGTTAGGGGAGGCATCCGTGGACTGCCGGCTGGAGATCAAAGGGAAAGGTACGAGGAACGTCCTTCTCCAGGGACCGTCCTTTAATAGAAACCACCTCTTCTCCTGCCCGACTAGATGAGGCTGGGTGCTGGAAATCAAGGCGAGACAGAGGGTTAGTAAAGACGAAGAGATCTGGCTAGTGGAAGGATTTTCCAAATGGGAGGACAGCCCAATGTTGGGAACGGAGGTAGTAGAGTCTGCCACCCAGACTGATTGATTACCTGGGGTGAGGGCCTGTAGCCTTGAGCCCCTCTCGTCCCACTATCCCCAACTCGGGTCCCCTGCAGActcgcccctcccccactctgacTGTGGCATCTCTTCCAGCATCAGCCACACACTGAAGAGCGACAGGAGGCTGTGATGAGGAGAACGGTAAATGGCTGGACCCGCGGCCTCTGGGGGCAGAGgccagagcagggggtgggggtggggcggggacaGGGGAAGGTGGCATTCAGCTCTGGGGACAAATCTGCAGTCCCGGGCAATGTGCGCATAGGACAGGGGTCTAGTTCAGGGCATTCCCTTGGGCCTGTTTCCTTGTCAGCAAAGAGGGGACAACAACCTGtgtcccaccttccctcccaggTGGTTCTGAGGCTCCGGACATGGATCCCAGAGCTGCAGGGGCAGAGCTAAGTGCTGGGCATTGGGCCCTTGGGGTGGGAGGCCTGGGAAGAAAAGAGGGGCGTTGTGTCCCTCTGCCCTGTCTCACTTCTTCAGCAGGGCAGGTAGAGCCCAGCTCTGTCTAACCCCAGGGCTCATGAAGCGTGTTCTCTGCCAGGTGCTGCAGACCTGGAGAATCAGGGCCACCAGACTCAGAATCAAGCTCCACGAATGTCCCAGAGCCCTGTTCACATGGTGATGGCTGATGGCTCTCCTCCCTGGTACCTGCCTCGCCTCCCTCCCCTAGAGACTGGAGCCCAGGAGCCAGGGGTAGGCCTGGCAGGCCCCAGGCCAGGCTTCCTGGGCACGAAGGGGCCTGGGAGGTGCAAAGACTGGATGCCCCTGCAGAGAGGTGCACTCTGGGTGAGAACCGCTCAAATAAAGGTGTGTGGTGTGTTTTGGTGCGGGGGCCTCTGTGCCAGTGAGCGTCGTTGTGATGGGGGAGGCG from Neomonachus schauinslandi chromosome 6, ASM220157v2, whole genome shotgun sequence includes:
- the MYBPH gene encoding myosin-binding protein H, which codes for MTGKAASEAPACGPEETASEPAKAPTTEPSGEVAALASTGEERAPTPQEPAPTAPAAPAATKPAPASEDVPSAPLQLALEDVSDSSVTVSWEPPERLGRLGLQGYVLELCREGGSEWVPVNARPLMVTQLTMRNLALEDKFFLRVAAVSSAGAGPPAVLQQPVHIQKIIEAPKIRVPRHLRQTYIRQVGEPVNLQIPFQGSPKPQASWTHNGHALDSQRVNVRTGDQDSILFIRSALRSDSGCYELTVRLEGLEAKAAIDILVIEKPGPPSSIRLLDVWGCNAALEWTPPQDTGNTELLGYTVQKADKKTGQWFTVLERYHPTTCTISDLIVGNTYSFRVFSENQCGLSASAATTKELARIQKADIVAKPKGFVERDFSEAPSFTQPLADHTSTPGYSTQLFCSVRASPKPKIIWMKNKMNIQGDPKYRALSEQGICTLEIRKPSPFDSGVYTCKAVNVLGEASVDCRLEIKGKDSPLPHSDCGISSSISHTLKSDRRL